From Candidatus Binatia bacterium, one genomic window encodes:
- a CDS encoding DUF4105 domain-containing protein, with the protein MKFLFGILLSPVVLGCAAWAVAALWIDGPESHALAGALGVAFSTAALAVFLIVRPMWRALGVFGVLFLLVVGWWFTIAPSNDRVWEPSVAQMPRASLDGDLLTFENVRNFDYRSETDFDEVWETRTYDLSAISGVGLLLSYWSSPLIAHTMMTWTFEDGPPLAISIETRKEEGEEYSAVLGFFRQFELYYVVADERDVVRVRTNYRGEDVYLYPLDTTPETARRLLLDYVARINELADQAVWYNAATHNCTTTIRHHTAAIGASGPWDYRFLVNGYLDELAYESGVIDTSLPFPEVRRRANIVDRANAADTSPTFSTQIRSPGGDAR; encoded by the coding sequence ATGAAGTTTCTCTTCGGTATTCTTCTCTCTCCGGTCGTTCTCGGCTGTGCGGCCTGGGCGGTCGCGGCGCTCTGGATCGACGGCCCCGAATCGCACGCTCTCGCCGGGGCCCTCGGCGTGGCGTTCTCGACCGCAGCGCTCGCGGTGTTTCTGATCGTTCGGCCGATGTGGCGGGCCCTGGGCGTCTTCGGGGTGTTGTTCCTGCTCGTCGTCGGGTGGTGGTTCACCATTGCCCCGAGCAACGATCGCGTGTGGGAGCCCTCCGTCGCGCAGATGCCGCGCGCGTCCCTCGACGGCGACCTTCTGACCTTCGAGAACGTTCGGAACTTCGATTACCGCTCCGAGACGGATTTCGACGAAGTCTGGGAGACCCGGACCTACGATCTTTCCGCGATCAGCGGGGTCGGGCTGCTCCTCTCCTACTGGTCGTCTCCCCTGATTGCGCATACGATGATGACGTGGACGTTCGAGGATGGCCCGCCACTCGCGATCTCGATCGAGACTCGGAAGGAGGAGGGAGAGGAGTACTCAGCGGTTCTGGGCTTCTTTCGCCAGTTCGAGCTTTACTACGTGGTCGCCGACGAGCGGGATGTCGTACGCGTCCGCACGAACTACCGGGGGGAGGACGTCTACCTCTACCCGCTCGACACCACCCCGGAGACCGCGCGTCGATTGCTTCTGGACTACGTCGCGCGAATCAACGAGTTGGCTGACCAAGCCGTTTGGTACAACGCCGCCACACACAACTGCACGACGACCATCCGCCACCACACGGCGGCCATCGGCGCGAGCGGCCCGTGGGACTACCGCTTCCTCGTGAACGGCTACCTCGACGAACTCGCCTACGAATCCGGCGTCATCGACACGAGCCTTCCGTTCCCCGAAGTTCGCCGCCGCGCCAATATCGTCGATCGCGCCAACGCCGCCGACACCTCCCCAACCTTCTCCACCCAAATCCGCTCCCCAGGTGGGGATGCTCGTTAG
- a CDS encoding nitrate reductase, producing the protein MFLHTHDGPLTRDLLRSPGRYGLGQLPRRLTPDSTTRTVCGFCSTGCALTGHLRDGQAINLSPAPDYPVNLGMACPKGWEALAPLDDPGRATRAQVRNARGEWEPVGWDPALREMVLRFRAVAEEHGSEALAFLGTGQIPTEEMVFLGALAKFGMGMKHGDGNTRQCMATSVVAYKEAFGFDAPPYTYADFEESDVIVLAGSNLCVAHPILWERICRNRHAPEVVVIDPRRTETATAGTQHYPIRPKSDLAFYYAVASVLIDRGWIDQAYVDAHTEDFEAFASHVRPFTPDAVAASIGLPAESVLRLAETIHTGRRVSLWWTMGVNQSHEAVRTAQALINLALLTGNMGRPGTGANSITGQCNAMGSRLFSNTTSLFAGHEFTNPDHRSKIAGILGIDEKRIPRENGLPYDGILEEIRAGRIRALWIIATNPAHSWINQTEFRETLSKLDVLVVQDLYADTETAQQADILLPAAGWGEKDGTFINSERRIGLVKKMRQAPGEALADFHIFRLVAEYWGVGELFDAWQTPEDVFRSMQEMSAGRPCDITGIAGYDAIEEEAGIQWPHPTGAVEPERERRLFEDGRFFTTTGRARFCFDPPRPPEENVDAAYPFVLMTGRGSSSQWHTGTRTDRSPVLRKLHRPDLWIEIHPDDAAHLSISPEETVVVRSRRGSLRARAVVRDTVRPGHVFLPMHDPKTNHLTHPTFDPHSHQPSYKHCAVSLRRSGDVG; encoded by the coding sequence ATGTTCCTGCACACACACGACGGCCCTCTAACGCGCGACCTCTTGCGCTCGCCCGGTCGCTACGGCCTCGGTCAGCTCCCGCGACGGCTCACCCCGGACTCGACGACGCGAACGGTCTGCGGCTTCTGCTCAACAGGCTGTGCGCTCACCGGCCATCTCCGGGACGGCCAAGCGATCAACCTGTCGCCGGCGCCCGACTATCCGGTAAACCTCGGCATGGCCTGTCCCAAAGGCTGGGAAGCACTCGCCCCCCTCGATGATCCGGGACGCGCGACGCGAGCCCAGGTGCGCAACGCGCGAGGGGAATGGGAACCGGTGGGATGGGACCCGGCTCTGCGCGAGATGGTGCTGCGGTTCCGTGCCGTCGCGGAGGAACATGGCTCTGAGGCGCTCGCGTTCCTCGGGACCGGCCAGATCCCGACCGAGGAGATGGTGTTCCTCGGGGCCCTCGCCAAGTTCGGAATGGGGATGAAGCACGGCGACGGGAATACGCGCCAGTGCATGGCGACGTCTGTCGTCGCGTACAAGGAAGCCTTCGGGTTCGACGCGCCGCCGTACACCTACGCGGACTTCGAAGAGTCAGACGTGATCGTGTTGGCCGGGTCGAATCTCTGCGTCGCGCACCCGATTCTCTGGGAGCGGATTTGCCGCAACCGGCACGCGCCCGAGGTCGTGGTGATCGACCCCCGCCGGACCGAGACGGCCACGGCCGGGACGCAGCACTATCCCATCCGGCCCAAGTCCGACCTCGCGTTCTACTACGCGGTCGCGAGCGTCCTCATCGACCGAGGCTGGATCGACCAAGCCTACGTCGACGCCCACACCGAAGACTTCGAGGCATTCGCGTCGCATGTGCGCCCGTTCACGCCCGACGCCGTGGCCGCGTCGATCGGACTCCCGGCGGAATCGGTGCTCCGCCTCGCCGAGACGATCCACACCGGGCGACGGGTCTCCTTGTGGTGGACGATGGGCGTCAATCAGAGTCACGAGGCGGTGCGAACGGCGCAGGCGCTGATCAATCTCGCCCTCCTCACGGGGAACATGGGACGCCCCGGGACCGGTGCGAACTCCATTACCGGGCAGTGCAATGCGATGGGCTCACGCCTCTTCAGCAACACCACCTCGCTGTTCGCCGGACACGAGTTCACGAACCCGGACCACCGCAGCAAGATCGCGGGTATCCTCGGGATCGACGAGAAGAGGATCCCCCGGGAGAACGGCCTGCCCTATGATGGCATCCTCGAGGAGATCCGAGCCGGCCGGATTCGCGCACTCTGGATCATCGCGACAAACCCGGCGCACTCCTGGATCAACCAGACCGAGTTCCGCGAGACGCTGAGCAAACTCGACGTGCTCGTCGTTCAAGACCTCTACGCCGACACCGAAACGGCGCAGCAAGCCGACATTCTGCTGCCCGCTGCCGGCTGGGGCGAGAAAGACGGAACGTTCATCAACTCGGAACGGCGCATCGGCCTGGTAAAGAAGATGCGCCAGGCACCGGGCGAGGCGCTCGCCGACTTCCACATCTTCCGCCTCGTGGCCGAATACTGGGGTGTGGGCGAACTGTTCGACGCCTGGCAGACGCCCGAAGACGTGTTCCGCTCGATGCAGGAGATGTCCGCCGGTCGCCCGTGCGACATTACGGGCATCGCCGGCTACGACGCGATCGAAGAAGAGGCCGGAATCCAGTGGCCGCACCCCACCGGCGCCGTGGAACCCGAGCGAGAACGACGGCTATTCGAAGACGGACGCTTCTTCACGACGACGGGGCGCGCGCGCTTCTGCTTTGACCCGCCAAGACCACCGGAAGAGAACGTCGACGCGGCGTACCCGTTCGTCCTCATGACCGGCCGCGGGTCGTCGAGCCAGTGGCACACCGGAACCCGCACCGACCGATCCCCCGTCCTACGAAAGCTCCACCGCCCGGACCTCTGGATCGAAATCCACCCCGACGACGCCGCCCACCTCTCCATCTCTCCCGAAGAAACCGTCGTCGTCCGCTCCCGCCGGGGCTCGCTACGCGCCCGCGCCGTCGTCCGCGACACGGTCCGCCCCGGCCACGTCTTCCTCCCCATGCACGACCCGAAAACCAACCACCTCACCCACCCCACCTTCGATCCCCACTCCCACCAACCCTCCTACAAACACTGCGCCGTCTCCCTACGCAGAAGTGGGGACGTTGGTTAG